The genomic DNA TTTGAAGAGTGAAATCTTCCATGACAACAATGCTCCTACAGttgcttctttctcttctcgTGGCCCAAATCCGTTGGTTCTAGAAATTATGAAACCAGATATAAGTGCCCCAGGAGTGGATATCTTGGCCGCATATTCACCTCTAGCACCACCCTCAGACGATATAAATGACAAAAGACAGGTCAAATACAGCATAGAATCTGGAACCTCTATGGCCTGTCCTCACGTTGCTGGAGTTGTTGCATATGTGAAATCATTTCATCCAGATTGGTCGCCAGCATCTATCAAATCTGCCATCATGACCACGGCAAAACCGGTTAATGGTACTTATAATGATTTGGCAGGTGAGTTTGCTTATGGATCTGGGAATGTCAATCCAAAACAAGCTGTTGACCCTGGACTTGTTTATGACATCACTAAGGAAGATTATGTTCGGATGCTTTGTAATTATGGTTATGATGCTAACAAAATTAAACAGATTAGTGGAGAAAACTCAAGTTGCCATGGAGCTTCCAATAGATCCTTTGTGAAAGATATAAACTATCCAGCACTGGTGATTCCTGTTGAGTCtcataaaaatttcaatgtCAAGATTCATAGAACAGTTACAAATGTTGGCTCTCCCAACTCAAGCTACACAGCTACTGTCATCccaattcaaaatataaagattAGTGTGGAGCCAAAAATTCTCTCATTCAGATCATTGAATGAGAAACAATCATTTGTTGTCACTGTTGTTGGGGGAGCAGAATCAAAACAAATGGTGTCTTCCTCCTCACTTGTTTGGTCAGATGGCACCCACAGAGTGAAGAGTCCAATCATCGTGCAAAGACTATCCTAAACATGTTATTGCTATATTATAGAAACTAAATGTGTGACTATTGAGTCTCAAATAAATTTTGATGCTTTGTATCTCTATagttgttcttgttcttgttgatTTCATAATAATCCAAAATACAAtatacataaaaacaaaaaaacaagaattttgAAGAAGGGCAGTTTTACTTGCAGAATGAAATCATGAGAGAAGGCTGATTAAGCCCTATAACCACCAAGTGCTCTTGCTAGTGTTTGAGTTTGTTGTCTAGTGAAAAATATAAATCTATATGGCAGGAAAAAAGTTCCTTCTTTGAGATATAAAATTCCTTCAACAATAATTctgaaaatataaatgaattagAAAAGGATGATATACTGACATTCATGCTGGTTACTTTCTACTTAAGCTTAATTTTGAAAGAACTGCAGCTGCCTGATCACCTCCTAGAAGAAAATAAGGATGTCTCAAAGCTGAAGCAGCAGATAAACGTCCTCTTCTTACGGGACCTCTTTCAGATATAAGCTTTGTTGCCAAGTCCCAACCTCTACCAGATTCACTATCAAGAATTTGGAGGTTGGGCCTGAGGCGAGTATATTCCCTCCATTTTTTCAAATCATATCCACAGGTTTTTATTTCCAAATTAAAATTCTTCAAAGCAGCAGGAGACCTTAAGGTTGGTATTGCCATTTGAAGGAGTACAATCCCAGCCGAATAAGTATCAAACAGATCAGGGCTGTTTAACTGCAACGATAATTACATAACACAACTTTAGCACTTCCAATGCAATATATGAAATAATCATATTTTCACGACATAATTAGGGTATATAAAATAAACCTGCCATAGGATTGGTGAAAAGAACGCAGCAATTGGCGCCGGTGGGGGACTTGGTGTTTCTTCTGGGAGTACATAGAGTTCTGGGGGGCAATAGTCAGGATCCAAAAGGGTGCGGTCGGGAACATAATTCTTTCCGATCCGAAGGTCTGTTGCAGCACCAAAATCAATGAGTTTAATCTGCCCCTGTTTGGTGACCACTAAGTTGGCTGGCTTTATATCTCTATGAACAATGCCTGTATCATGAATTTTCTTAAGAGAAGTAATTATCTGGCGCATGATTTGCTTGATGATCAATGCATTTCGTCTAGAAGAATCTACGCCTTGCAACACACGTCCAAACATGACAGATTCTAAGTTTGAAGGGAAGTTGCGCTCTTTCATATAATCTGCAAGAGTACGATCTCCCTGTGATATGGATAACTCTCCAATTAGTGCATGTTAAGGAATGAACAGACCAGATTCAGATGATAAATTAAGATAACATTTAAAACCACCTAAATGAAGTACAAGTAATAAAACTTTagacatttgagtaatttatgTCTGGGTAATTTAAGGCTATTAATGTTAAATAATACGATCAAAATATGAGCCAAGGCACCTCAAATTTCCAAACAAGCCATTTTCCACCTTTTGTGAACTGTGAGTTTGTTTTATCAGCCACAAAACTTCCAAGGAAGTCAGCACATGTTTCAGGTGCTGCTCTAGATAGCCGGTAATTGAACCATTCCTCAAATTCACCAAATTCTTCAGCCCCTTGAATTCCAATCTTAACCTGCATATTCAATTAGTCAGCTGCAAATAGACTTTCTAATCTTTTATCtccttaatcattaaaaacAGAATTTTATAAGAATGCAGAATACAGAACAAATCAGAAATCAACAATTCTTCAAGAAGCTAAAGTTGTTGCATGTTAAGTAAAGCCGCATGGATggtttaaatttaaaacaataacGCTCCCGATCTATGAAGCACCAACTTAAACATAGACACTGTGAAGGGTCCCACATTGAAAGAGATATCACATGAACATGAGTCAATAAGTGATAAACAATCGTCACCTCACAGGCCGATTTTGTAGGATTGAGTTAGGTCCAACCCAAATTTTAAGAGACACTACACCAACGTTAACAAGCCGGACATGTGTCGTGGccaaataattgaatgtaatcacatgtgtcatgccAAGCCGCGGACACATCTTCAATCCGAGGTGTCAGTCTGTGCTATAGCCTATTTTGGTTGCTCTGAGCATTCACATTGCAGAATCCTACCTTAtactaaaattcaattttatttagacAACAAGTAAGGGGTTAATGATGCATACCTTTTTTAGAATAACTTTATCCTTAGATTTGGGTTCCAACCTTGTTGCCTTGGATCTTCCTCTCTTGTCCTCCTCAACATCCACCACATTCTTTGAGATCAAAACACCAGAATAAACAACACCAAATGACCCTTCACCGATTTTATCTCCAACAAGAAAATCACCAGTCTTCAAGTTTCTCCTTCCAGATAGATTGTCAAAACCAAGTTGAAGAGGAGCAAAAAGGTAAGCATCAATGGCACCAATAAGAACACCTGGTCTTGCAGTTAAGTATATCCATATGAGTCCACCAAAAAGAAGAAACTCCCATCTCTGCATGTCTGATAATTCTTGAAACTGAAGTAGTCCTGATCGAAGGAAAGAAGGAATGTGGTCCCCACCAACCTCCAACAAACCACTGGTGACATTATTATCAAAAAATGCATTACACTTTGTAGTGTTGGTATTGACACGGTTTGTGTTAGTTAAGAAAGAAACATTTGTAGGTTTTAAGGGACAGAAGAAACAGATTGTTGATGTTCGATGCTTAAGTATAGTGGTAACAGTTGGAGTTGGATGGAGCAAAGAAGCCATATtgttatgatatgatatgatatgatgctCATTCATTCATTCGTTCCAAGTTCAAACTACAATTAACATAGTAACATCATCATAGGCACCTCTCTTGCCACGTCTTcctgttttattttatctctctttGCTTGGTCCAAAATTAAGGCATCAACCTTAGCCAGATATAAACATACATACTTGCATCGTACATATTTTCCCCTCCTTATACTTGGATGAATAAATATTAGGCTAAATTAAATCAGGGTCTTTTAAAagtgagaaatgatatttgtacaaccactttatcacaatttttttgataactttctctctcatactcacattattttcttattatctctcttcctttttctctctctattgtttttgaccaatgaaaatagagaaaaaataaattgtcacaaaagttatctcaaatagttgttcaaataacactactctttGAAAGAatattctttccttttttattaCGTTCACGCGTGTAAATCATAAGTAATGTTGTTTAtatgtttgtgatttttttaattttttacgaaAGATGCGTCTGACTTTTAAATAGTAACAAATTATGTTTATCTGTCCTCGTGAGATAAGTTCAGTTGccaggaacaatgcataatacatgcaaggtctggggttcaaacttCAGCCACAACCAAAAAACTATGTTTATgttttacaaataataatacaaatataataaaaagaaattatatttttcaataacaccaacaatatagcattcaaattttgttaaggatataatttaaataatgaaaagtccaataaaaaaaatgtattcccTTTGTATATTGTTTAAGAATTACTATTGAAAAGATGAACGCTAACATGTCCAACTATTCGCTTTTCTACTGGGCTTAATTATGATATtaattgaattatatattaaaaattagcTAAATCCTAAATAGGACTACTCCACAGCACAATAGAAAGAACAATTACCAATAATATGAACAGTATTAAACACtataaaaaactttattttaatcttatttttcaaaaatattttattctctttcttctatAATATATAACAATCTATAAAGGGATTCCACCCTTTCAGAATGaacttttccttttcaatttttctccttcatttaaactattttatcatttttatgatattatttgaattattaattaaaaatttagttAAATTCCATGAAAATAAGAACAATCGACAactcaataaataaatttcccttttttttagaaatattttttatttcgaaaaaaatgaaaaattcttttttgtctttctatttttcggaaagaaaaaaatttcgattttttaaattctgaaaataaataaattctttttaattttgaaagaaaaatctgaagaTAAATTTcctaattttagaaaaatgttatctcacttttattttttttatttgacaataaTTAATTTCcaggaaaaaattaaaaaaacctgtttaagtttgaaaaaaaactgaaattttttttattttttttgaatttgtttttttaattttcgaaaattattttctatttttttcgttttaattttgaaaattaggttccatatttttttaaattatttttttttattaatttcgttttttttcaattttttatttttatttcaaaaatatgttttttgttttttaaaaattgattttaaataattaaaatgaaatcagTTACACGTTGCTGCCGCATGTGCACAATTAAACAGTCAGCAAGTGACACCTATGCAAAAATAAGACACATAAGCAAGAAAGTGGGTCTAagaacctttttaaaaaacaaaaaaatttgcagggattgatttcaattttttttttaccagagatcaaaatccaaattcgctatatttgcagggactaaagcatattttagccaaaagTTATATATTAAATACAAAATGTACAAGTTTCAATAcaaagttattattttaaacttcttaacatgtgcaaatttgctttgcacatgatagaaaaacccataaaaaaaatatatatccatAAATATACTACAATCTTTGAATTGCtaaatgaatttattatttccttttcaaatataataatttttattaaccCTGTCgattggttttaaaaataaaaagttaaggGTCGTGTTAATTAGTTCCCATGAGCactaattaaaaaagtttttttttacaaataattaaaaaagttaaaagtaaaattttttattgaaaataataaatatttgacttttaaaatgttGAATATACAACTTTGTCTTTTTCACATTTCCCAATACAATCTTTGATCTTGAatgtaagaaagaaaaaaaaaaaaaaaaaaaaaaggttaatagtgttttactccatgtaatatatgtcattttttgttttatcccttgtaaaatatttttttggccttcgtccttgtaatttgaagaattttggtttttgaccTTCATAAATTTTGGTTGTACAAAATCGAATATATGgtagggggtaaaccgaaatttgctcaaattaagaGGGGTataccgaaatttgctcaaattaagaGGGTGTAAActgaaatttgctcaaattacaagggagataaacctaaatttgctcaaattatagGGGGTgaaatttaccaaaaaatttcaaattacaatgatgaaattctaaaataatattttacagAGGGAAATCGAAAATGACCAATCTCACAGGGTAAAGCAGTATTAAAAAAGACAGTGGTTTTTCCTTACATTAGCTGCTTGTATTAACCAAGTGCTGCTTGTGAGTTTTTCCTTACATTAGCTGCTTTTGGGTTTTTCCTCATATTAGCTGCTTGTAGTACTGTGATCTCTATTCTTATTGGCCAGAAACTTGTCATATTCAGGAACAAGCGAATCAAATGAAGATATAGAAAGTATTGTTTACCAGGAAGAATCTCCTGATAAACAAGCTCTAGTTTCTACTGCCTCTGCTTATAGATGTACGCATTTTTTAGCAAAGGATGTCTTTTTTGACGTCAATGGTGAGAAGATCAAGTAAACAGCGAGTTCCATTTAGACTTGGTGGGAGATCACATGCTGTATTATTATTTGTAATGAATGTTGGACTTTTTAAgttgtttatatatttatatatatatatatatatatatatatatatatatatatatatatatatatgcatatataggTTGGACGTATCGGGCCTGCATGAGTTTGATAGAGTGCAAAAGAGGATGTATGCTGTATTGGATTTCCCGACAATGTTTGTTAAAAGTGCTGACGTTTCAAAGTTTAGCATTTTAGCAAATGACTATGCAAGCAACATTTGAATTAAGCATCCAAAGTCATTTGAGTGAATATTCTTCCAAGGTTTAAGGACTCTTGTAATTGCCTCAAGTGATCTTTCAGATGCAGAATTTAAGGATTGGCAAAGCATGTATGAAGAGGCCGGAACTTCATTGATTGACCGAGCTACAAAACTACGTCAAAGAACAGCACATGTAGAATGCAAACCAAACCTACTTGGAGCAACTAGAGTTGAGAGGACAAGCTGCAAGAGGGAGAAACAGAAGCCATTGAGTCTCTACGGCTAGCTGGAATTAAGGTCTGGTGATAAGCTAGAGACTGCAATTTCAATTGGTCTGTGGTGCAAACTTCTCTGCGCAAATATGCAGCAGATAATTATAAATGGTACCTCAGAGGTTGAATGCAGAAACCTTCTGGCTGATGCTAGAGACAAATTTGGTGTGAGATCTTCAAGTGGAGAACATCAGAATCTAACACACAAAACCAATCCTAAACATGGTGATCTTGATATTCCCAATGACACAGTCGTCAGGCAAGCCCAAGTGGAATCtaagaaaggaagaaagaaacaCTACTCCATTGGCGCTCATAATTGATGAAACCAGTTTGGTTTGTATCTTGGAGAAGGAGCTGGAGTCAGAGGTAAGATTATGCCTCCTCATATGAAGTTTTGTTTGGAATATTTTTATCTGCTGAAGACTAATGCCTGGGTTAATTTAGGTACATGTACAAATGTTTTAGATGGATTACTAACTGGTTTCCCCTTTCCTTTCAACAGCTTCAGATTTTTCTGTGGCGCAAtttcagtttttgaaaaaatcactTTTGGTTCATGGGCACTTGAATTATCAGTATGTtgtttatttagttttgtatAATTTAGCTTCTAACACAATGCTGTCTTTGTTTTGATTCTATTCTGGTGTGTACAGTTTTCTTTCAACGCTATTGTCTCAATCATCTTTGTTTTAACTTCTTCGTCTGATGTAAATTATTGACGTTCATATGGCTAATTCTGTTATCTGAGTTTCCATGCCTTTAGACTATGAGCTGAactgttatttttaatattacttTCCTAATCGTACACATTTGATTGagataattgaaaaatattttattcatatttgaaCGTTGACCATGTGTACAAAATAGGCCTTTTAGAGTAGACTGGTCTTCCAGCTTGCAATccttgtttaaattttgatatgtTGTAGAGTGTATCCAATTTTCGGGATCAATGATAgaagttattttttgaaatagtttcaGTCTTTATAAAACTTTAATTGATTCCTAGAAATCAAAATTTGGTTCATTGCCTTTCTTGTCTGTAGGTGTATATTACACTTCTTTTCCCGCAACTTCTGCACTGACGTCAGATTGGAATGGTTTATTCTATTCTGTGATATACGCATCAGTCCCTACCAACTTTTGCAGCATCCAAAACTGTATGGTTCAGTTCAATTGGTATATGGAGAAAGGGCTGTATGTGGACTATTTTAGTTGTTATCCTtcattgttaacattttccaatgGTATTCATTCTATAGTTGTTTGTTGATGAATGTAAATTAGTTTTGTAGAACTTAATGGTTATCAAAAGCATGTGTAATATcagtattatatttttaaaaagttaatcaactTTTAGAAGATTTTAAAGTTAATCAGTAGTattatattactttttattttggtattaCTGGCAGTCTAAAAAGCTTCATGAATCAGTGAGTATCCAGATATCTTTATAATGTTAAgatatttatctttatttattatttgttgtatGTTCTTCTGTGAATCCAATCCTAGCAAGTACATCGGGAATCAAAGTTAAATAGAGAAGGAGAGGTCGGAGAGAGTAATTGTGGCCAAATATTAAAAGGTGGGCATGGGCGACGTGATTGTGATCCAATGCTTGCTTGAGAGAATGGTTACTATGATAACCAAATGTACAATAGTTCAGTCAAAAGAAAGAATTGCTTATAGAAAGGATAAAATAAGAGTGTAATTTCCACAGTCTCTGTCAAGTAAGTATACAGAAAACCCTGCGAAATGATCAAACTAGATATCCAAACAACCTTTGCTTGAACCAAAATAAGAGTGGACGAAAGAGGATGTCTGTTGTTCTTCGGTTTCCTGACAATGTTGTAAAGGTGTTTGTTACTAATACTTCAATGTTTAGCATTTTAGCTAATGACTATGTAAGCAACATTAGCATTAAGCCTCCAACTCAACATTCATTTGAGTGAATATTATTTGCAAGGTTTAAGGACTCTTGTAATTGCCTCAAGGGAACTTTCGGATGCAGAATTTAAGGATTGGCAAAGCATTTATGAAGAGGGAAGCACTTCATTGATTAACCAAACTGCAAAACTACCTCAAAAGGAAGCGCTTGTAGAATTCAAACTAAACCTACTTGGGGCAACTGGAGTTGAGGACAAGATGCAAGAGGGTGATAAGCTAGAGACTGCAATTTCAATTGGTCTTTCCTGCAAACTTCTCTGCACAAATATGCAGCAGATAATTATAAACGGTACCTCAGAGGTTGAATGCAGAAACCTTTTGGCTTATGCTAGAGACAAATTTGGTGTGAGATCTTCAAGTGGAGAACATCAGAATCTAAAGCACAAAACCAATGCTAAACATGGTGATCTTGATATTCCCAATGATACAAAGTCATCAAGCATGCCCAAGTGGAATTTaggaaaagaagagaaaaaaaacactacTCCATTGGCACTCATAATTGATGGAACCAGTTTGGTCTATACCTTGGAGAAAGAACTGGAGTCAGAGGCAATATTATCCTtctttatatgaaatttttgtttgaaatatttttatattttggaaaaCTAATGCTTGGGTTAATTTGGTGCATATTCAACTGTTTTAGATTGAATACTAACTAGTTTACCATCTCCTTTCAACAGATTTTTTACCTTGCAACTTCTTGTATGGTTGTGTTATGCTGTTGTGTTTCACCATTACAAAAAGCAGTAATTGTTGATCTGATAAAGAGTCGTACAATATAAAATTAGCTATAGGGGATGGTGAGTTTTTCATAATCATATCTGAAATAGTCTGCAGTTTATATGTGTACTTTGTTTGGGGGACtgagcagtgattgataaggaTTTGTCAATAAGTTAGGCTTCTTTTTCACTTAATGTGTCACaggaacttttaatttttaaatatgttttcaaaATTAGACCTATGATTTCTCCTGTTTGTAATTGACTACTTTAGACAGGGATCGGATTTTGATATAGGACAATTTTGGTGTTGGTTATTTAGTTCTGTCAATTTCTACCGCAATGTTGTCTTTGTTTAATTCTATTCTGGTGAGATATAGTTTTCTTTGGAAGCTATTCTCTTATGTATGTTTTTATACGGTTAACTGTTATCTCATTTCTCATTCTTTTAGGCAGAAACATGAGCCGAactgttattttta from Medicago truncatula cultivar Jemalong A17 chromosome 8, MtrunA17r5.0-ANR, whole genome shotgun sequence includes the following:
- the LOC11435397 gene encoding serine/threonine-protein kinase STN8, chloroplastic, with amino-acid sequence MNEHHIISYHNNMASLLHPTPTVTTILKHRTSTICFFCPLKPTNVSFLTNTNRVNTNTTKCNAFFDNNVTSGLLEVGGDHIPSFLRSGLLQFQELSDMQRWEFLLFGGLIWIYLTARPGVLIGAIDAYLFAPLQLGFDNLSGRRNLKTGDFLVGDKIGEGSFGVVYSGVLISKNVVDVEEDKRGRSKATRLEPKSKDKVILKKVKIGIQGAEEFGEFEEWFNYRLSRAAPETCADFLGSFVADKTNSQFTKGGKWLVWKFEGDRTLADYMKERNFPSNLESVMFGRVLQGVDSSRRNALIIKQIMRQIITSLKKIHDTGIVHRDIKPANLVVTKQGQIKLIDFGAATDLRIGKNYVPDRTLLDPDYCPPELYVLPEETPSPPPAPIAAFFSPILWQLNSPDLFDTYSAGIVLLQMAIPTLRSPAALKNFNLEIKTCGYDLKKWREYTRLRPNLQILDSESGRGWDLATKLISERGPVRRGRLSAASALRHPYFLLGGDQAAAVLSKLSLSRK